One window of the Chanos chanos chromosome 11, fChaCha1.1, whole genome shotgun sequence genome contains the following:
- the LOC115823831 gene encoding mucin-2-like: MTSSNPPTTTVATTTEQPTTTMTSPTTTQNPTTTAAPTTTTPVTTSTTTTEPTTSTTNVPTTTTTNVPTTTTLSTTTSSPTTTTPATTTGQETTTTSPTTTQTPTTSAAITSTAPETTTSQTTTEPPTTTTNVPTTTTLSTLTSSNPPTTTVATTTEQPTTTTTSPTTTQNPTTTAAPTTTTPVKTSPTTTEPTTSTTNTTTTSPTTTQNPTTTAAPTTTTPVKTSPTTTEPTTSTTNVPTTTTTNVPTTTTTNVPTTTTLSTTTSPSATTTTPATTTGQETTTTTSPTTTQTPTTTSAVTSTAPETTTSQTTTEPPTTTTNVPTTTTLSTMTSSNPPTTTVATTTEQPTTTMTSPTTTQNPTTTAAPTTTTPVTTSTTTTEPTTSTTNTTTSPTTTQNPTTTAAPTTTTPVKTSPTTTEPTTSTTNVPTTTTLSATTSPSATTTTPATTTGRETTTTTSPTTTQTPATTSAVTSTAPETTTSQTTTEPPTTTTNAPTTTTLSTMTSSNPPTTTVATTTEQPTTTTTSPTTTQNPTTTAAPTTTTPVKTSPTTTEPTTSTTNVPTTTTVSTTTSPSPTTTTPAITTGFSNYDSKSNNNCSPNHYDTSNNNITNYYSGINNHNNIFSNYFTKSNNFHCYNHYRASNNNRNISCNYFPKSNNYCSSRYYNTSDNTITDNYTGTNIHKICSNNNTFFNDITKSKNYHSHNQHRAPNNYNFSNYYAKSNHDC; this comes from the exons ATGACATCGTCAAACCCACcaaccactactgttgcaaccacAACGGAgcagccaacaacaacaatgacttctccaactactacacaaaatcccACAACAACTGCTGCTCCGACTACTACAACACCAgtaacaacatcaacaactaCCACAGAGCCAACAACTAGCACAACAAATGTCCCAACAACGACCACAACAAATGtcccaacaaccacaacactttcTACAACAACTTCAAGTCCAACAACTACCACACCTGCCACCACCACAGGgcaagaaacaacaacaacttctccaaccaccacacaaactccaacaacAAGTGCTGCTATTACTTCTACAGCACCTGAAACAACAACATcgcaaaccaccacagagccaccaacaaccacaacaaatgttccaaccacaacaacactttcaacaCTGACATCGTCAAATCCTCcaaccactactgttgcaaccaccacagaacagccaacaacaacaacgacttctccaactactacacaaaatcccACAACAACTGCTGCTCCGACTACTACAACACCAGTAAAAACATCACCAACTACCACAGAGCCAACAACTAGCACAACAAAT acaacaacgacttctccaactactacacaaaatcccACAACAACTGCTGCTCCGACTACTACAACGCCAGTAAAAACATCACCAACTACCACAGAGCCAACAACTAGCACAACAAATGTTCCAACAACGACCACAACAAATGTCCCAACAACGACCACAACAAATGtcccaacaaccacaacactttcTACAACAACTTCACCAAGTGCAACAACTACCACACCTGCCACCACCACAGGGCaagaaaccacaacaacaacttctccaaccaccacacaaactccaacaacaacttctgcTGTTACTTCTACAGCACCTGAAACAACAACATcgcaaaccaccacagagccaccGACAACAACAACGAATGTTCCAACCACAACAACGCTTTCAACAATGACATCGTCAAACCCACcaaccactactgttgcaaccacAACGGAgcagccaacaacaacaatgacttctccaactactacacaaaatcccACAACAACTGCTGCTCCGACTACTACAACACCAgtaacaacatcaacaactaCCACAGAGCCAACAACTAGCACAACAAAT acaacgacttctccaactactacacaaaatcccACAACAACTGCTGCTCCGACTACTACAACACCAGTAAAAACATCACCAACTACCACAGAGCCAACAACTAGCACAACAAATGttccaacaaccacaacactttcTGCAACAACTTCACCAAGTGCAACAACTACCACACCTGCCACCACCACAGGGCgagaaaccacaacaacaacttcTCCAACCACCACACAAACTCCAGCAACAACTTCTGCTGTTACTTCTACAGCAcctgaaacaacaacatcacaaaccaccacagagccaccaacaaccacaacaaatgctccaaccacaacaacactttcaacaaTGACATCGTCAAACCCACcaaccactactgttgcaaccaccacagagcagccaacaacaacaacgacttctccaactactacacaaaatcccACAACAACTGCTGCTCCGACTACTACAACGCCAGTAAAAACATCACCAACTACCACAGAGCCAACAACTAGCACAACAAATGttccaacaaccacaacagttTCTACAACAACTTCACCAAGTCCAACAACGACCACACCTGCCATCACCACAGG CTTCTCTAACTACGActcaaaatccaacaacaactgcagcCCCAACCACTACGATACCAgtaacaacaacatcacaaactaCTACAGTGGAatcaacaaccacaacaatatTTTCTCCAACTACTTCACCAAATCCAACAACTTCCACTGTTATAACCACTACAGAGCAAGCAACAACAACCGCAACATCTCCTGCAACTACTTCccaaaatccaacaactactgcagcTCGAGATACTACAACACCAGTgacaacactatcacagacAACTACACTGGAACCAACATCCACAAGATATGTTCCAACAACAACACTTTCTTCAACGACATCACTAAATCCAAGAACTACCACAGTCATAACCAACACAGAGCACCCAACAACTAcaacttctccaactactatgCAAAATCCAACCACGACTGCTAA